The following are encoded in a window of Sphaerisporangium siamense genomic DNA:
- a CDS encoding DEAD/DEAH box helicase — MSFKALLADAPVSYIRAHLGEQLCALLDLIEGGKAPDDRLRAVAPIAIDAERLVADEAERCALIEMVPGPKQAELAQRLGSVGDGQAPLDYLRGLKWTADERRELLEFMGFTIDRAPSLPPAFKQEAAPDYALFPHQRQAAARVKELLYDGSRRTVLHLPTGVGKTRTGMSLICDHLRQHEPTVVVWLAHGQELLEQAAAEFERAWTKVGDRPLPVLRVWGNAPAMLMEMTDGLVVLGLEKAVSTLKSDPQFLATLAARSTLTVFDEAHQIIAPTFERVVDELTIRHDASLLGLTATPGRTWADISKDEELSDYFSRQKVMLEIEGYTNPVTALIEQGYLAKPLIRTVASAPGMHLSAQDQQLLARSFDIPAVMLAELARDEQWNLKIVQTIMGLLQEHRRILVFAASVDHCRLIAAVLSAAGIDAEFVTGESSPRHRSQVISRFKGAGQRPMVLCNFGVLTTGFDAPAASAAVIARPTRSLVLYSQMVGRVIRGPKAGGTATCEIVTVVNPELPGFGDVAEAFTNWEDVWETA; from the coding sequence ATGTCCTTCAAGGCGCTCCTCGCTGATGCGCCGGTGTCGTACATCCGGGCACATCTCGGCGAGCAGCTATGTGCCCTGCTCGATCTGATCGAGGGGGGTAAAGCGCCAGACGATCGGCTGCGGGCCGTTGCCCCGATCGCTATCGACGCCGAGCGCCTGGTCGCTGACGAGGCCGAACGCTGCGCTCTCATAGAGATGGTTCCGGGCCCCAAGCAGGCCGAGCTGGCGCAGCGGCTTGGCTCTGTAGGCGATGGGCAGGCACCCCTGGACTATCTACGGGGCCTGAAGTGGACGGCTGACGAGCGGCGCGAGCTGCTTGAGTTTATGGGCTTCACGATCGACCGGGCGCCTTCCCTCCCGCCAGCGTTCAAGCAGGAGGCGGCGCCCGACTATGCCTTGTTCCCGCATCAGCGTCAGGCGGCAGCCCGGGTCAAGGAACTGCTGTACGACGGCTCGCGGCGGACAGTGCTCCATCTACCCACTGGCGTTGGCAAGACGCGAACGGGCATGAGTCTGATCTGCGATCATCTGCGGCAGCACGAACCGACCGTGGTGGTGTGGCTGGCGCATGGGCAGGAGCTGCTGGAGCAGGCCGCCGCAGAGTTTGAGCGCGCCTGGACCAAGGTCGGTGACCGTCCGCTCCCCGTTCTTCGTGTGTGGGGCAATGCCCCTGCAATGCTCATGGAGATGACCGATGGGCTGGTCGTTCTCGGCCTGGAGAAAGCCGTCTCGACTCTAAAGTCGGATCCGCAGTTCCTAGCCACCCTTGCGGCACGCAGCACCCTGACCGTCTTCGACGAGGCTCATCAGATCATCGCTCCCACCTTCGAGAGGGTGGTCGATGAACTGACGATCCGCCATGACGCTAGCCTCCTCGGGTTGACAGCTACTCCAGGTCGGACGTGGGCGGATATCTCCAAGGACGAGGAGCTCTCCGACTACTTCTCCCGACAGAAGGTCATGTTGGAGATCGAGGGCTACACCAACCCTGTGACGGCCCTGATTGAGCAGGGATATCTGGCCAAGCCGCTGATAAGGACAGTGGCTTCTGCGCCGGGTATGCACCTGTCAGCTCAAGATCAACAGCTCCTTGCGCGGTCGTTCGACATCCCGGCCGTGATGCTGGCCGAGCTTGCGCGAGACGAGCAGTGGAACCTCAAGATCGTCCAGACGATCATGGGGCTGCTCCAGGAGCACCGCCGCATTCTGGTGTTCGCCGCCTCTGTCGACCACTGCCGGCTGATCGCGGCCGTCCTATCCGCGGCCGGCATTGATGCTGAGTTCGTAACCGGAGAGTCCTCTCCTCGGCACCGCAGCCAGGTGATCTCTCGGTTTAAGGGGGCTGGTCAGCGCCCCATGGTTCTGTGCAACTTCGGCGTCCTGACGACCGGCTTCGACGCCCCGGCCGCTAGCGCTGCAGTGATCGCCCGCCCAACCAGGTCCCTGGTGCTCTACAGCCAGATGGTCGGCCGCGTGATCCGCGGCCCAAAGGCTGGCGGGACCGCCACCTGCGAAATCGTCACCGTCGTGAACCCGGAGCTTCCCGGATTCGGCGACGTGGCGGAGGCATTCACCAACTGGGAAGACGTATGGGAGACAGCGTGA